Proteins found in one Streptomyces sp. CB09001 genomic segment:
- a CDS encoding hemolysin family protein, whose product MTEVLLLLVAILLSLACGAFVAAEFSLTTVERGELERAAERGERGAASALKGVRNLTFQLSGAQLGITVTNLVVGMLAEPSVAALIAGPLEDLGVSRSTASSLALVLGTALSTVFLMIVGELVPKNWAISSPLAVAKRVGGPQRWFSAAFRPFITHLNNTANRIVRRFGVEPAEELASARGPQELAALARHSAKEGALEADTAELFVRTLNLADLTAQQVMTPRVQVVALDARATCEDVANATRATGLSRFPVYQDSLDAVVGTAHVKDVLAVPAERRPGMPVADLMREPLLVPESLTVDRLLDRLSGRRTMAVVIDEYGGTAGVATLEDIVEEVVGQVRDEHDPHETPDLDPAGTDEAGHALYWADGSARVDRLERLGLRVPEGPYETVAGLVAAGLGHIPVVGDSLDVAGWRLEVVDATGRRAARVLMHAPLVDGADRTDAADTAEPGPGGGEDEGEAGR is encoded by the coding sequence ATGACCGAAGTGCTCCTGCTGCTGGTGGCGATCCTGCTCTCGCTGGCGTGCGGCGCCTTCGTCGCGGCCGAGTTCTCGCTGACCACCGTCGAGCGCGGGGAGCTGGAGCGAGCGGCGGAGCGGGGCGAGCGGGGCGCGGCGAGCGCCCTCAAGGGCGTACGGAACCTGACCTTCCAGCTCTCCGGCGCCCAGCTCGGCATCACGGTCACCAACCTGGTGGTCGGCATGCTCGCCGAACCCTCGGTCGCGGCGCTGATCGCGGGCCCGCTGGAGGACCTTGGGGTGTCGCGCTCGACGGCGTCCTCCCTGGCGCTGGTACTGGGCACCGCCCTGTCGACGGTCTTCCTGATGATCGTCGGGGAGCTGGTGCCGAAGAACTGGGCGATCTCCTCGCCGCTGGCCGTGGCCAAGCGGGTGGGCGGCCCGCAACGCTGGTTCAGCGCGGCCTTCCGGCCCTTCATCACCCATCTGAACAACACCGCCAACCGCATCGTGCGGCGCTTCGGCGTGGAGCCCGCCGAGGAACTGGCGTCCGCGCGCGGCCCGCAGGAGCTGGCGGCGCTCGCCCGGCACTCCGCCAAGGAGGGCGCGCTGGAGGCCGACACCGCCGAGTTGTTCGTGCGCACGCTGAACCTGGCCGACCTGACGGCGCAGCAGGTGATGACCCCGCGCGTCCAGGTCGTCGCCCTCGATGCCCGGGCGACGTGCGAGGACGTGGCGAACGCGACGCGGGCGACCGGGTTGTCCCGGTTCCCGGTCTATCAGGACAGCCTCGACGCCGTGGTCGGGACGGCGCACGTCAAGGACGTCCTGGCGGTGCCGGCCGAGCGGCGGCCCGGGATGCCGGTCGCGGACCTGATGCGCGAGCCGCTGCTGGTCCCCGAGTCGCTGACCGTGGACCGGCTCCTGGACCGGCTCTCCGGGCGGCGCACGATGGCCGTGGTGATCGACGAGTACGGCGGTACGGCCGGGGTGGCCACGCTGGAGGACATCGTCGAGGAGGTGGTCGGCCAGGTGCGGGACGAGCACGATCCGCACGAGACGCCCGACCTGGATCCGGCCGGCACGGACGAAGCGGGGCACGCGCTGTACTGGGCCGACGGCTCCGCCCGCGTGGACCGGCTCGAACGGCTGGGCCTGCGGGTGCCCGAGGGCCCGTACGAGACGGTCGCGGGGCTGGTCGCGGCCGGTCTCGGGCACATTCCCGTCGTCGGCGACAGTCTCGATGTCGCCGGCTGGCGGCTGGAGGTCGTGGACGCCACGGGGCGCAGGGCCGCCCGGGTGCTGATGCACGCCCCCCTGGTCGACGGAGCGGACAGAACCGACGCCGCCGACACCGCCGAGCCCGGCCCGGGCGGCGGGGAGGACGAAGGGGAGGCCGGCCGGTGA
- a CDS encoding fic family toxin-antitoxin system, toxin component gives MNDLTIDLAWLLMLAERRTPGDPQVTDWGALVAAVARHRAEIFDTPVYDTPHARAAALLQLLIHVPALERSNALFASAVAYAYLVASGAEVVTTPERVRDLALLVKKGEASVEEIADELRGWSG, from the coding sequence ATGAACGACCTCACCATCGACCTCGCCTGGCTGCTGATGCTCGCCGAGCGGCGCACTCCCGGTGACCCGCAGGTCACCGACTGGGGAGCGCTCGTCGCGGCCGTCGCCCGCCACCGGGCCGAGATATTCGACACCCCCGTCTACGACACCCCGCACGCCCGCGCCGCCGCGCTGCTCCAGCTGCTGATCCACGTCCCGGCGCTGGAGCGCTCCAACGCCCTGTTCGCCTCCGCGGTCGCCTACGCCTACCTGGTCGCCAGCGGGGCCGAGGTCGTCACCACGCCCGAACGGGTGCGGGACCTCGCGCTGCTCGTGAAGAAGGGCGAGGCGTCGGTCGAGGAGATCGCGGACGAACTGCGCGGCTGGAGCGGGTGA
- a CDS encoding class I SAM-dependent methyltransferase, with amino-acid sequence MPLRSARARGVPRDTVHHPLFARYYARVSVGAETRMGMARVRERLLAGLSGRVIEVGAGNGLNFSHYPGTVSEVVAIEPERSLRQLAVEAALRAEVPVDVAPGAAEALPVKSEAFDAAVVSLVLCSVRDVPRALAELRRVLRPGGQVRFFEHGRGGGRAMAFTQRALDRTLWPPLSGGCHLSREPVAALREAGFTLGPYRQVMMPEHGPALPSSYCVLGTAWRPS; translated from the coding sequence ATGCCGCTGCGATCCGCCCGTGCCCGCGGGGTGCCGCGGGACACCGTGCACCATCCGCTGTTCGCCCGCTACTACGCCCGCGTCAGTGTGGGCGCCGAGACCCGGATGGGCATGGCCCGGGTGCGCGAGCGGCTGCTCGCCGGACTGTCCGGGCGGGTGATCGAGGTCGGCGCGGGCAACGGGCTGAACTTCTCGCACTATCCGGGCACCGTGTCAGAGGTTGTCGCCATCGAACCGGAGCGGTCGCTGCGGCAGTTGGCGGTCGAGGCGGCGCTGCGCGCCGAGGTTCCGGTGGACGTGGCACCGGGCGCGGCCGAGGCCCTGCCGGTCAAGAGCGAGGCCTTCGACGCGGCCGTGGTCTCGCTGGTGCTGTGCAGCGTCCGGGACGTGCCGCGCGCGCTCGCGGAGCTGCGGCGCGTCCTGCGACCGGGCGGACAGGTGCGGTTCTTCGAGCACGGCCGGGGCGGCGGGCGGGCGATGGCCTTCACCCAGCGGGCGCTGGACCGGACGCTGTGGCCTCCGCTGTCCGGCGGCTGCCACCTCTCCCGTGAACCGGTGGCCGCGCTGCGGGAGGCGGGGTTCACCCTCGGGCCCTACCGGCAGGTGATGATGCCGGAGCACGGGCCGGCCCTGCCGAGTTCCTACTGCGTCCTGGGCACGGCTTGGCGACCGTCCTGA
- a CDS encoding SGNH/GDSL hydrolase family protein — MQTNPTYTSLVAVGDSFTEGMSDLLPDGSYRGWADLLAARMAARSPGFRYANLAVRGKLIGQIVDEQVDVAAAMGADVITLVGGLNDTLRPKCDMARVRDLLTQAVERLAPHCEQLVLMRSPGRQGPVLERFRPRMEALFAAIDDLAGQHGAVVVDLYGARSLADPRMWDVDRLHLTADGHRRVAEAVWQSLGHEPEDPDWHAPVPATPPPGWVTRRTADVRFARQYLLPWIGRRLTGRSSGDGLPPKRPDLLPYEDAAR, encoded by the coding sequence ATGCAGACGAACCCCACGTACACCAGTCTCGTCGCCGTCGGCGACTCCTTCACCGAGGGCATGTCGGACCTGCTGCCCGACGGCTCCTACCGGGGCTGGGCCGACCTCCTCGCCGCGCGGATGGCGGCCCGCTCCCCCGGCTTCCGGTACGCCAACCTCGCCGTGCGCGGGAAGCTGATCGGGCAGATCGTCGACGAGCAGGTGGATGTGGCCGCGGCCATGGGGGCCGACGTGATCACGCTGGTCGGCGGGCTCAACGACACGCTGCGGCCCAAGTGCGACATGGCCCGGGTGCGGGACCTGCTGACCCAGGCCGTGGAGCGGCTCGCACCGCACTGCGAGCAGCTGGTGCTGATGCGCAGTCCCGGCCGCCAGGGCCCGGTGCTGGAGCGCTTCCGGCCCCGCATGGAGGCCCTGTTCGCCGCGATCGACGACCTGGCCGGGCAGCACGGCGCCGTGGTCGTCGACCTGTACGGGGCCCGGTCGCTGGCCGATCCGCGGATGTGGGACGTGGACCGGCTGCACCTGACCGCCGACGGCCACCGCCGGGTCGCGGAGGCGGTGTGGCAGTCGCTCGGCCACGAGCCCGAGGACCCCGACTGGCACGCGCCGGTCCCGGCGACGCCGCCGCCGGGGTGGGTGACGCGCAGGACCGCCGACGTCCGGTTCGCCCGGCAGTACCTGCTGCCCTGGATAGGCCGCAGGCTGACCGGCCGCTCGTCCGGGGACGGCCTGCCGCCCAAGCGCCCGGACCTGCTCCCCTACGAGGACGCCGCGCGGTGA
- a CDS encoding adenosylmethionine--8-amino-7-oxononanoate transaminase — MPEPALNVAELLALDRRHVWHPYGPMPGRQDPLVVESASGVRLRPADGSGELVDGMSSWWSAIHGYNHPVLNAAAREQLERMSHVMFGGLTHEPAVRLAKLLVDMSPEGLEHVFLADSGSVSVEVAVKMCLQYWRSLGRPGKRRLLTWRGGYHGDTWQPMSVCDPEGGMHELWSGVLPRQVFADAPPAEYEETYADRLRSLIERHADELAAVIVEPVVQGAGGMRFHSPAYLRVLREACDAHGVLLVFDEIATGFGRTGALFAAEHAAVTPDVMCVGKALTGGYLTMAATLCTSRVAEGISRGEVPVLAHGPTFMGNPLAAAVACASIGLLLGQDWRAEVKRIEAGLTEGLAPAAELPGVRDVRVLGAIGVVQLDRAVDMRAATAAAVREGVWLRPFRDLVYTMPPYVTGDADVARIARAVCAAAREG; from the coding sequence ATGCCTGAGCCCGCGCTGAACGTCGCCGAGCTGCTGGCGCTGGACCGGCGGCACGTCTGGCACCCGTACGGGCCCATGCCCGGCCGGCAGGATCCGCTGGTCGTGGAGTCGGCCAGCGGGGTCCGGCTGCGGCCGGCCGACGGCTCCGGGGAACTGGTCGACGGGATGTCGTCCTGGTGGTCGGCGATCCACGGCTACAACCACCCGGTGCTGAACGCGGCCGCGCGCGAGCAGCTGGAGCGGATGAGCCACGTGATGTTCGGCGGGCTCACCCACGAGCCCGCCGTACGGCTGGCGAAGCTCCTTGTCGACATGTCTCCCGAAGGCCTGGAGCACGTGTTCCTCGCCGACTCCGGGTCGGTGTCGGTCGAGGTCGCCGTGAAGATGTGCCTGCAGTACTGGCGCTCGCTCGGCCGCCCCGGCAAGCGCCGTCTGCTCACCTGGCGCGGCGGCTACCACGGTGACACCTGGCAGCCCATGTCGGTGTGCGACCCCGAGGGCGGCATGCACGAGCTGTGGTCCGGCGTCCTGCCGCGCCAGGTCTTCGCGGACGCGCCGCCGGCGGAGTACGAGGAGACGTACGCCGACCGCCTGCGGTCACTGATCGAGCGGCACGCCGACGAACTGGCCGCGGTGATCGTGGAGCCGGTGGTGCAGGGCGCGGGCGGGATGCGGTTCCACTCCCCCGCGTACCTGCGGGTGCTGCGCGAGGCCTGCGACGCGCACGGCGTGCTGCTGGTGTTCGACGAGATCGCCACCGGGTTCGGGCGCACGGGCGCGTTGTTCGCCGCGGAACACGCGGCGGTGACGCCGGACGTGATGTGCGTGGGCAAGGCGCTGACCGGCGGTTACCTGACGATGGCGGCCACGCTGTGCACGTCGCGGGTGGCCGAGGGCATCTCGCGGGGCGAGGTGCCGGTGCTGGCCCACGGGCCGACGTTCATGGGCAATCCGCTGGCCGCGGCCGTGGCGTGCGCGTCGATCGGGCTGCTGCTCGGCCAGGACTGGCGCGCGGAGGTCAAGCGCATCGAGGCGGGCCTCACCGAAGGGCTCGCGCCCGCCGCCGAGCTGCCCGGCGTACGGGACGTGCGGGTGCTCGGCGCGATCGGGGTGGTGCAGCTCGACCGTGCCGTCGACATGCGGGCCGCGACGGCGGCGGCCGTGCGCGAGGGCGTGTGGCTGCGCCCGTTCCGCGACCTGGTTTACACCATGCCGCCGTACGTCACGGGCGACGCGGACGTGGCACGGATCGCCCGCGCGGTGTGCGCGGCGGCACGGGAGGGATGA
- a CDS encoding GNAT family N-acetyltransferase has protein sequence MTDLRIRPAAPEDLDAVLAFWKTAAEGTSISDDRDGVERLVARDPEALLLAEREGELVGTVIAGFDGWRCHLYRLAVHPDHRRRGIGSALLAAADERFVRLGGRRGDAMVLVRNERAQHAWRAAGYEPQEQWRRWVKHLTD, from the coding sequence ATGACGGATCTGCGCATACGGCCCGCCGCGCCCGAGGACCTGGACGCCGTGCTGGCCTTCTGGAAGACGGCCGCCGAGGGGACGAGCATCAGCGACGACCGGGACGGTGTGGAGCGTCTGGTGGCGCGCGACCCCGAGGCACTGCTCCTCGCCGAGCGCGAGGGGGAACTGGTGGGCACGGTGATCGCGGGCTTCGACGGCTGGCGCTGCCACCTGTACCGGCTGGCGGTGCACCCGGACCACCGGCGCCGGGGCATCGGCTCCGCCCTGCTCGCCGCGGCCGACGAGCGCTTCGTCCGGCTCGGCGGGCGCCGCGGGGACGCGATGGTGCTGGTGCGCAACGAACGGGCCCAGCATGCCTGGCGCGCCGCCGGGTACGAGCCGCAGGAGCAGTGGCGGCGCTGGGTGAAGCACCTCACCGACTGA
- a CDS encoding toxin-antitoxin system HicB family antitoxin — MAKTQKAQLNVRVDEGTARAAREKALARGMSVNRYIEELVRQDTGEAGHTFVEAAADFMREYEKVFAEEAGEGRR, encoded by the coding sequence ATGGCGAAGACCCAGAAGGCCCAGCTGAACGTGCGGGTGGACGAGGGCACCGCCCGGGCTGCCCGCGAGAAGGCCCTGGCCCGCGGGATGAGCGTGAACCGCTACATCGAGGAACTGGTCCGGCAGGACACCGGCGAGGCGGGCCACACCTTCGTGGAGGCCGCCGCCGACTTCATGCGGGAGTACGAGAAGGTGTTCGCCGAGGAAGCCGGCGAGGGCCGTCGCTGA
- a CDS encoding hemolysin family protein has translation MTAVQLLIGLATLVVNAFFVGAEFALISVRRSQVEPYAEEGDARAKRVLWGLEHVSALLAAAQLGITLCTLVLGIVAEPAIAHLLEPVFHAVGVPSGAGHAVSFVIALGLATYLHMLLGEMVPKNIALAEPVRSALILGPPLVALSRALRPVIFTVNAFANGLLKLLRVEARNEVAATFTDAELAEIVKDAGEAGLIDDRARERLHDALELGRRPVRDVVLPLERVVHARVGITPEQLERLSAQSGFSRFPVVDDGRRIVGYLHVKDALDASPRDLPFRLRDMRPIARVRERTPLDDVLTAMRRSRTHLAAVLGSDGRLAGLVTMEDVLRELFGQRT, from the coding sequence GTGACCGCCGTACAGCTGCTGATCGGTCTGGCGACCCTGGTCGTCAACGCGTTCTTCGTGGGCGCCGAGTTCGCGCTGATCTCCGTGCGCCGCAGCCAGGTGGAGCCGTACGCCGAGGAGGGCGACGCCCGGGCGAAGCGTGTGCTGTGGGGGCTCGAGCACGTGTCGGCGCTGCTGGCGGCGGCGCAGCTCGGCATCACACTGTGCACGCTGGTCCTCGGCATCGTCGCGGAACCGGCGATCGCGCACCTGCTGGAGCCGGTGTTCCACGCGGTGGGCGTGCCGTCGGGCGCCGGGCACGCGGTGTCGTTCGTGATCGCCCTCGGGCTGGCGACGTATCTGCACATGCTGCTCGGCGAGATGGTGCCGAAGAACATCGCGCTGGCCGAGCCGGTGCGCAGCGCGCTGATCCTCGGGCCGCCGCTGGTGGCGCTGTCCCGGGCCCTGCGTCCGGTGATCTTCACGGTCAACGCCTTCGCGAACGGGCTGCTCAAGCTGCTCCGGGTCGAGGCCAGGAACGAGGTGGCGGCGACCTTCACGGACGCGGAACTGGCGGAGATCGTCAAGGACGCGGGCGAGGCGGGGCTGATCGACGACCGGGCACGGGAGCGGCTGCACGACGCCCTGGAGCTGGGCCGCCGGCCGGTGCGGGACGTGGTGCTGCCGCTGGAGCGCGTCGTCCACGCGCGCGTGGGCATCACCCCGGAGCAGTTGGAGCGGCTTTCGGCGCAGTCGGGGTTCTCCCGCTTCCCGGTGGTGGACGACGGGCGGCGGATCGTCGGCTACCTGCACGTGAAGGACGCGCTGGACGCCTCGCCGCGGGACCTGCCGTTCCGGCTGCGGGACATGCGCCCGATCGCCCGGGTGCGCGAGCGGACCCCGCTGGACGACGTGCTCACCGCCATGCGGCGCAGCCGGACGCACCTCGCGGCGGTGCTCGGCTCCGACGGACGGCTGGCGGGCCTGGTGACCATGGAGGACGTCCTGCGGGAGCTGTTCGGGCAACGGACGTGA
- the bioB gene encoding biotin synthase BioB, with the protein MDLLNTLVDKGLRRESPTREEALAVLATSDDDLLDVVAAAGKVRRHWFGRRVKLNYLVNLKSGLCPEDCSYCSQRLGSKAEILKYTWLKPDQASAAAAAGVSGGAKRVCLVASGRGPTDRDVDRVSDTIRAIKDQNESVEVCACLGLLSDGQAERLREAGADAYNHNLNTSESTYGDITTTHTYADRVDTVHKAHAAGLSACSGLIAGMGESDADLVDVVFSLRELDPDSVPVNFLIPMEGTPLAKEWHLTPQRCLRILAMTRFVCPDVEVRIAGGREVHLRTMQPLALHLANSIFLGDYLTSEGQAGHADLEMIADAGFEVEGTGEVTLPEHRASVRDGGCGAPEDGGGCGSHGGSDAAGGCGSHAGGGVCAPASAPASAPPRLAEEPRTDLVAVRRRGAGTDLAPNA; encoded by the coding sequence ATGGACCTGCTGAACACGCTGGTGGACAAGGGGCTTCGGCGCGAGTCGCCGACCCGCGAGGAGGCGCTGGCCGTCCTCGCCACTTCCGACGACGACCTGCTCGACGTGGTGGCCGCGGCCGGAAAGGTGCGCCGCCACTGGTTCGGCCGACGGGTGAAACTCAACTATCTCGTCAACCTCAAGTCGGGCCTGTGCCCCGAGGACTGCTCCTACTGCTCGCAGCGGCTGGGCTCCAAGGCGGAGATCCTCAAGTACACCTGGCTCAAGCCCGACCAGGCCTCGGCGGCCGCCGCGGCCGGTGTGTCCGGGGGCGCCAAGCGCGTGTGCCTGGTGGCCAGCGGCCGCGGTCCGACCGACCGGGACGTGGACCGCGTCTCGGACACCATCAGGGCCATCAAGGACCAGAACGAGTCCGTGGAGGTCTGCGCCTGCCTCGGGCTGCTCTCCGACGGCCAGGCGGAGCGGCTGCGCGAGGCCGGGGCCGACGCCTACAACCACAACCTCAACACCTCCGAGTCGACGTACGGCGACATCACCACCACGCACACGTACGCCGACCGGGTGGACACGGTGCACAAGGCCCACGCGGCCGGGCTGTCCGCCTGCTCGGGGCTCATCGCGGGCATGGGCGAGAGCGACGCGGACCTGGTCGACGTGGTCTTCTCGCTGCGCGAGCTGGACCCGGACTCGGTGCCGGTCAACTTCCTGATCCCGATGGAGGGCACGCCGCTGGCCAAGGAGTGGCACCTCACCCCGCAGCGGTGTCTGCGCATCCTGGCGATGACGCGGTTCGTCTGCCCGGACGTCGAGGTGCGCATCGCCGGCGGGCGCGAGGTCCATCTGCGCACGATGCAGCCGCTCGCGCTGCACCTGGCCAACTCGATCTTCCTCGGCGACTACCTCACCAGCGAGGGCCAGGCGGGCCACGCCGACCTGGAGATGATCGCGGACGCCGGATTCGAGGTGGAGGGCACGGGCGAGGTCACCCTGCCGGAACACCGTGCCTCCGTCCGGGACGGCGGCTGCGGCGCACCCGAGGACGGTGGCGGCTGCGGGTCCCACGGGGGCTCCGACGCCGCCGGGGGGTGCGGCTCGCACGCGGGCGGCGGCGTGTGCGCCCCGGCCTCCGCGCCCGCGTCGGCGCCGCCGCGCCTCGCCGAGGAGCCCCGCACGGACCTGGTGGCGGTACGCCGCCGCGGCGCCGGGACGGACCTCGCGCCCAATGCCTGA
- a CDS encoding 8-amino-7-oxononanoate synthase — protein MAFGWIDEQDRARREAGLVRVLRPRPAASALLDLASNDYLGLARHPEVVEGAASAARTWGGGATGSRLVTGTTALHAELERELAELCGFEAALVFSSGYAANLAAVTALAPHGSLVVSDAGNHASLIDGCRLARGTTQVVGHADPDAVRKALATHEGPAVAVSDTVFSVDGDAAPLSALAEACREHGAGLVVDDAHGLGVLGEGGRGAPQGAGLAGRDDVVVTVTLSKSLGAQGGAVLGPARVVDHLVNAARTFIFDTGLAPAAAGAALAALRLLGREPGRAARARAVAAELHARLTAAGLDAVRPDAAVVSVRAPSPEEAVRWAADCRAAGLSVGCFRPPSVPDGISRLRLTARGDLSGEQIERAVRVIGETRP, from the coding sequence ATGGCGTTCGGCTGGATCGACGAGCAGGACCGGGCGCGCCGCGAGGCCGGACTCGTGCGGGTTCTGCGCCCCCGCCCGGCGGCGTCGGCGCTGCTGGACCTGGCGAGCAACGACTACCTGGGCCTCGCCCGGCACCCGGAGGTCGTCGAAGGGGCGGCCTCGGCCGCGCGGACCTGGGGCGGCGGCGCGACCGGCTCCCGGCTGGTGACCGGCACCACCGCACTGCACGCCGAACTCGAGCGCGAACTCGCCGAGCTCTGCGGTTTCGAGGCCGCGCTCGTCTTCTCCTCCGGTTACGCGGCCAACCTCGCCGCGGTCACCGCGCTGGCACCGCACGGCAGCCTCGTCGTCTCCGACGCGGGCAACCACGCCTCGCTGATCGACGGTTGCCGGCTCGCCCGCGGCACCACGCAGGTCGTGGGGCACGCCGACCCGGACGCCGTGCGCAAGGCGCTGGCGACGCACGAGGGGCCCGCGGTGGCCGTCTCCGACACGGTCTTCTCGGTCGACGGCGACGCCGCGCCCCTGAGCGCGCTCGCCGAAGCGTGCCGGGAACACGGCGCCGGACTGGTCGTCGACGACGCCCACGGTCTCGGCGTCCTCGGTGAGGGAGGCCGGGGTGCCCCGCAGGGGGCGGGACTGGCGGGCCGTGACGACGTCGTCGTGACCGTCACGCTGTCCAAGTCGCTCGGCGCCCAGGGCGGCGCCGTGCTGGGCCCCGCCCGGGTCGTCGACCACCTGGTCAACGCGGCCCGCACGTTCATCTTCGACACCGGGCTCGCCCCCGCCGCCGCGGGGGCGGCCCTCGCGGCGCTCAGACTGCTCGGCCGCGAGCCGGGACGGGCGGCGCGGGCCAGAGCCGTCGCCGCCGAACTGCACGCACGCCTGACCGCCGCGGGTCTGGACGCGGTACGTCCGGACGCCGCGGTCGTCTCGGTGCGCGCACCCTCCCCGGAGGAGGCCGTGCGGTGGGCGGCCGACTGCCGGGCGGCCGGCCTGTCCGTGGGCTGCTTCCGCCCTCCTTCCGTGCCCGACGGCATCTCACGGCTCAGGCTGACCGCTCGCGGGGACCTCTCCG
- the bioD gene encoding dethiobiotin synthase, with product MPVLVITGTGTEVGKTVVTAAVAAAALARGRTVAVLKAAQTGVGPDEAGDAREVARLAGNVTVAEVARFPEPLAPGTAARRAGRAPVRPWEVAEAAAKLATEHDLVLVEGAGGLLVRFDAEGGTLADAAALLGAPVLLVTSAGLGTLNTTELTARELRFRGLELPGLVIGSWPGTPDLAARCNLADLPDVSGAPLLGAVPAGAGSLTPVGFRSAAPRWLAPPLDGSWDAAAFGDRHGP from the coding sequence ATGCCGGTACTGGTGATCACGGGTACGGGCACGGAGGTCGGCAAGACGGTCGTGACCGCCGCCGTGGCCGCGGCGGCCCTGGCTCGGGGCCGGACGGTGGCCGTGCTGAAGGCGGCGCAGACGGGCGTCGGGCCGGACGAGGCCGGGGACGCCCGGGAAGTGGCGCGGCTGGCGGGGAACGTGACGGTCGCCGAAGTGGCCCGGTTCCCCGAGCCGTTGGCGCCGGGCACGGCCGCGCGCCGGGCCGGCCGGGCACCGGTGCGTCCCTGGGAGGTGGCGGAGGCCGCGGCCAAACTCGCCACGGAGCACGATCTGGTGCTGGTCGAGGGCGCGGGCGGACTGCTCGTCCGCTTCGACGCGGAGGGCGGGACGCTGGCGGACGCCGCCGCTCTGCTGGGCGCACCGGTGCTGCTGGTGACGTCGGCGGGGCTGGGCACGCTGAACACCACGGAGCTGACGGCGCGCGAGCTGCGGTTCCGAGGGCTGGAGCTGCCCGGGCTGGTGATCGGCAGCTGGCCCGGGACCCCGGACCTCGCCGCCCGCTGCAACCTCGCGGACCTCCCGGACGTGTCCGGCGCCCCCCTCCTCGGCGCGGTACCGGCCGGGGCGGGGTCCCTCACCCCCGTCGGCTTCCGGTCGGCGGCACCGCGCTGGCTGGCGCCGCCCTTGGACGGCTCCTGGGACGCGGCCGCGTTCGGCGACCGGCACGGCCCGTGA